The genomic interval CGTCTTGGCGTCTATTTGCCCTAATCGCTGCCCAAGATTAGCGCGTCGAACGGTGGTCAGCTTGTCCACCATGATCTGGCTTTCGCACATGTGACGCGTCCGCTCTAATCAAAAGTACAACGGCCCTGACGACAGTCGCGGCTGCGTCCTTGAGCCCGTCGAAACCCGGCGGCTGGG from Pseudarthrobacter sp. SSS035 carries:
- a CDS encoding type II toxin-antitoxin system PemK/MazF family toxin, which encodes MCESQIMVDKLTTVRRANLGQRLGQIDAKTMTAVEQSPAVFLGLGR